The proteins below come from a single uncultured Carboxylicivirga sp. genomic window:
- the arfB gene encoding alternative ribosome rescue aminoacyl-tRNA hydrolase ArfB yields the protein MTEQELKNRDFSSEFKYAASRSGGPGGQNVNKVNSKVELRFHIESSQLLSDHEKSLLSHKLANKLNLDGELILTAQTERSQLKNKLIVTERFYNILAAALTPRKKRKATRPTKSSVEKRLNSKKKLAEKKANRRFMS from the coding sequence ATGACTGAACAAGAATTAAAAAACAGAGACTTTTCATCTGAATTTAAATATGCCGCATCGCGAAGCGGGGGACCCGGTGGACAGAATGTAAATAAAGTAAATTCGAAGGTAGAATTGCGATTTCATATAGAATCGTCGCAACTGTTAAGCGATCACGAAAAATCGCTATTGAGTCATAAACTTGCCAATAAACTCAACCTGGATGGAGAATTGATATTAACGGCTCAAACAGAGCGTTCGCAGTTAAAGAATAAATTAATTGTAACAGAACGCTTCTACAATATATTAGCAGCAGCTTTAACACCTCGAAAAAAACGTAAAGCCACACGCCCCACTAAATCATCGGTTGAAAAACGTCTAAATAGTAAAAAGAAGCTTGCTGAGAAAAAAGCCAACAGGCGGTTTATGTCTTAA
- a CDS encoding PrsW family glutamic-type intramembrane protease, translated as MNLIILASAPVFIILIYIYYRDKYEKEPLGLLIKSLIAGMIICIPIIIGEQWTASMIQPLTNNKIAHAFMDAFFVASFWEESFKLTAVMLLVWRNKNFNERFDGIVYAVFVSLGFALIENIMYVVNTDNGLHTGIARAFTAVPAHAMFGVMMGYHLGLARFISKKQTFHLINAFFYPFLFHGLYDFILMSQNKWLLLTFAPLMVYLYIRIKKRLLQHSEDSVFKPIE; from the coding sequence ATGAACCTGATTATATTGGCTTCGGCGCCTGTTTTCATCATTCTTATTTATATCTACTATCGCGATAAATACGAAAAAGAACCATTGGGCCTGTTAATTAAATCATTAATAGCGGGTATGATTATTTGCATACCCATCATTATTGGTGAACAATGGACGGCTTCGATGATACAACCCCTAACCAATAATAAAATTGCACATGCTTTTATGGATGCCTTTTTTGTTGCTTCGTTTTGGGAAGAATCGTTCAAATTAACCGCTGTAATGCTTTTAGTTTGGCGTAATAAAAATTTTAACGAACGTTTCGATGGTATTGTATATGCAGTATTTGTATCGTTAGGATTTGCCTTAATTGAAAACATCATGTACGTAGTAAATACCGATAATGGTTTACATACGGGTATTGCTCGTGCATTTACCGCCGTTCCGGCACACGCTATGTTTGGTGTAATGATGGGCTATCATTTGGGACTGGCACGTTTTATCAGTAAAAAGCAAACATTTCATCTGATCAACGCATTCTTCTATCCATTTTTGTTTCATGGATTGTATGATTTTATACTGATGTCGCAAAATAAGTGGTTGTTGCTTACTTTTGCTCCTTTGATGGTTTACCTTTACATCCGCATCAAAAAAAGGCTATTACAACACTCCGAAGATTCGGTTTTTAAACCTATAGAATAA